A window of Ananas comosus cultivar F153 linkage group 4, ASM154086v1, whole genome shotgun sequence contains these coding sequences:
- the LOC109709162 gene encoding uncharacterized protein LOC109709162, with product MAIVKNNFRVSRLDGDLSPSSQRTLSSAEGDEDAIRIASGESGGSDASSLPCTATGSGELEPSEPGFAGTELCQVGNEVCALPVELYDLPDLGSILSVSTWNECLSEEERFALAEFLPDMDLETFSQTLRELFAGKNFHFGSPLNTFYDRLKGGLYSPKIVTYRRGLNFFHRCKHYHFLRKYHNSMVGRLNQMRDVWQNCEDYSIEERLRRLNIVKSQRSLDRERNEYAESETDTESRHSGDGYKIERRPSYDTAFAEKKKKKFGKENSKGVLKVAKLKNSSQTGVSRTVKAAEYYLDERGYEISMQKKREGLLKPGKKQKLRRRYEEGMFDDNEYLDGYGGSPYYQGNGSSADQLVTIASYDPKSFDTYNKKTSYLKRFQHNVMQEEAIPFVQDARFDDWNIRGKKKKNGHDSKVKSSKNIPVQMDDLSCSYDHRARTSEGKIRGDDYRYGVMGTEFAKDTTLFDQSEETESDESERVEEGGDKISQFKAVNPIYDSKKANRLRKTDKRGYASVAPDVEPYSTKGKHKGTMNEPNYMNEVKLMKKGHALQTSENFRPSLVKSYKMGRKQKGVVDLDAPLQQANYMPENGSPMLEERNESICDRSTMPLLGCNSVMKKPKGKTDSMHPDELAESFHFESSPQRQLDGPIITKKKGKRKAETVMESPALVVPDMTVPQNSTVDVETEKPQKNPFTLITPTIHTGFSFSIIHLLLAVRKAMITQNDDTTAIQSKMVQVSNGINSLPPLTVQEIVNRVRSNPGDPSILETQEPIQDLVRGVLKIFSSKTAPLGAKGWKPLVVYEKSSKGWSWVGPLTPSHDNDIIEEETSEEAWGIPHKMLVKLVDAFANWLKSGQETLQQIGSLPAPPVSMLSNLDEKERFKDLRAQKSLNTISPSTDEVRTYFRREEYLRYSIPDRAFAYTAADGRKSVVAPLRRGGGKPTSKARDHYMLKPDRPPHVTVLCLVRDAAARLPGSIGTRADVCTLIRDSQYIVENVTDAQVNQVVSGALDRLHYERDPCVQFDSDRKLWVYLHRDREEEDFEDDGTSSTKKWKRQKKDAPDITEGGSPAGYDYEADLNADPPSLRGEGPELVYNDNDMRSANNLSDDNLASWKALQSNPSRESKMACQDNSNKDFDDEAFRGRGQLGFLSTSLS from the coding sequence ATGGCGATTGTGAAGAACAACTTTAGGGTTTCTAGATTGGACGGCGATCTCTCGCCGAGTAGTCAGCGGACTCTTTCGAGTGCGGAGGGGGACGAAGATGCGATCCGGATCGCGTCGGGGGAATCGGGGGGTTCGGACGCGTCCTCCCTTCCGTGCacggcgacgggatcgggcgAGCTCGAACCCTCGGAGCCTGGCTTCGCCGGGACGGAGCTATGCCAGGTCGGGAACGAGGTCTGCGCTCTCCCTGTCGAGCTTTACGATCTTCCCGATCTCGGATCGATCCTCTCTGTCTCCACCTGGAACGAGTGCCTCTCCGAAGAGGAGCGCTTCGCTCTCGCAGAGTTCCTTCCTGACATGGACCTCGAAACCTTCAGCCAAACCCTAAGGGAGCTCTTCGCGGGTAAGAACTTCCACTTCGGGAGCCCTCTCAATACTTTCTATGATCGGCTAAAGGGCGGGCTATACAGCCCTAAGATCGTAACCTACCGCCGCGGGCTCAACTTCTTTCATAGGTGCAAGCACTATCATTTTCTCCGAAAGTATCATAATTCTATGGTGGGGCGCCTTAACCAGATGAGGGATGTTTGGCAGAACTGTGAGGATTACAGTATTGAGGAGCGGCTTCGAAGGCTGAATATAGTTAAAAGCCAGAGGTCTTTGGATCGTGAGAGGAATGAATATGCTGAATCTGAGACTGATACAGAGAGCAGACATTCAGGTGATGGATACAAGATTGAGCGGAGGCCTTCGTATGACACAGCGTTTgcagagaaaaagaagaaaaagtttgGTAAAGAGAATTCAAAGGGAGTGTTGAAAGTTGCTAAACTGAAGAATTCTTCCCAAACGGGTGTTTCTCGGACGGTTAAAGCCGCAGAGTATTATTTGGATGAGAGGGGATATGAGATCAGCATgcagaagaagagagaaggcTTGCTGAAGCCAGGGAAGAAACAAAAACTGAGGAGAAGATATGAGGAGGGCATGTTCGATGACAATGAATATCTTGACGGGTATGGTGGGTCACCCTATTACCAAGGAAACGGGAGCAGTGCCGATCAATTGGTTACTATAGCTTCTTATGATCCCAAGTCTTTTGATACCTATAATAAGAAGACTAGTTATTTAAAGAGATTCCAGCATAATGTGATGCAGGAAGAGGCAATCCCGTTTGTCCAAGATGCTAGGTTTGATGATTGGAACATCAGAggcaagaaaaagaagaatgggCATGATTCGAAAGTCAAGTCATCTAAGAATATACCTGTTCAGATGGATGACTTGAGTTGCTCGTATGATCACAGAGCAAGAACATCAGAAGGGAAGATCAGAGGTGACGATTATCGGTATGGCGTAATGGGCACAGAGTTCGCTAAGGATACTACTTTGTTTGATCAAAGTGAGGAGACAGAATCTGATGAATCTGAACGAGTTGAGGAAGGTGGAGATAAGATCTCTCAGTTCAAAGCTGTTAATCCTATTTATGACTCTAAAAAGGCCAACAGACTTAGGAAAACAGATAAAAGAGGTTATGCTAGTGTTGCTCCAGATGTTGAGCCCTACTCTACAAAGGGGAAGCATAAAGGAACAATGAATGAGCCCAATTATATGAATGAGGTTAAATTAATGAAGAAGGGACATGCACTACAGACTAGTGAAAACTTCCGGCCATCATTAGTGAAGAGTTACAAAATGGGGAGAAAACAGAAAGGGGTGGTTGATCTGGACGCTCCTCTGCAGCAAGCAAATTACATGCCTGAAAATGGCAGCCCTATGTTGGAAGAAAGAAATGAAAGTATCTGTGATAGGTCGACCATGCCCTTATTAGGTTGCAACTCTGTGATGAAGAAGCCGAAAGGAAAGACTGATTCTATGCACCCAGATGAGCTTGCTGAATCTTTTCATTTCGAATCTAGTCCACAACGGCAGCTTGATGGCCCCATTATCActaaaaagaagggaaaaaggaAAGCAGAAACTGTAATGGAGTCTCCAGCATTGGTAGTGCCTGATATGACGGTGCCACAAAACAGTACAGTGGATGTGGAGACTGAGAAACCACAAAAAAATCCATTTACACTGATCACGCCTACGATCCATACTGGCTTTTCATTCTCTATCATACATCTTCTTTTGGCTGTTCGGAAGGCAATGATTACTCAGAACGACGATACTACAGCGATTCAGAGCAAAATGGTTCAAGTATCAAATGGCATAAACAGCTTGCCTCCTCTCACAGTGCAGGAAATAGTGAATCGAGTTAGATCAAACCCTGGAGATCCATCTATTCTTGAAACACAGGAGCCGATTCAGGACTTGGTGCGAGGAGTGCTGAAAATATTCTCATCTAAGACGGCACCTTTAGGAGCAAAGGGGTGGAAGCCTCTTGTTGTATATGAGAAGTCGAGCAAAGGTTGGTCATGGGTTGGTCCGCTCACACCTAGTCATGACAATGATATTATTGAAGAAGAGACTTCTGAGGAAGCATGGGGAATACCCCATAAGATGCTTGTGAAGTTGGTTGATGCGTTTGCTAACTGGCTGAAAAGTGGCCAGGAGACCCTTCAGCAGATAGGGAGCCTTCCTGCCCCACCTGTCTCAATGCTTTCGAACTTGGACGAGAAGGAAAGATTCAAAGACTTGAGAGCACAGAAGAGTCTAAACACTATTAGCCCAAGCACTGATGAAGTAAGAACATATTTCCGTCGAGAGGAATATCTGAGATACTCAATTCCAGATAGGGCTTTTGCCTATACTGCTGCTGATGGGAGAAAATCTGTTGTTGCTCCATTAAGAAGGGGAGGAGGAAAGCCAACATCAAAAGCTCGGGACCATTACATGCTTAAGCCCGACCGCCCGCCGCATGTTACTGTCCTTTGTCTTGTTCGCGATGCAGCTGCTAGGTTACCAGGGAGTATTGGAACTAGGGCAGATGTTTGTACCCTGATTAGGGATTCGCAATACATAGTTGAAAATGTCACTGATGCGCAAGTCAACCAAGTAGTTAGTGGGGCTTTGGATAGGTTGCATTATGAACGCGATCCTTGTGTACAGTTTGATTCTGACAGGAAACTGTGGGTCTATTTGCATAGAGACAGAGAGGAGGAAGATTTTGAGGATGATGGTACGTCTTCTACTAAGAAGTGGAAAAGGCAAAAGAAAGATGCTCCTGACATAACTGAAGGTGGTTCTCCTGCTGGGTATGATTATGAAGCTGACCTTAATGCTGATCCACCATCTTTAAGAGGAGAGGGGCCTGAACTTGTTTATAATGATAATGACATGAGGTCAGCGAACAACTTGAGTGACGATAACTTGGCTAGCTGGAAGGCTCTTCAATCAAATCCTTCAAGGGAAAGCAAAATGGCTTGTCAAGATAACTCCAATAAAGATTTTGATGATGAAGCATTTAGAGGGAGAGGCCAGTTGGGCTTTTTGAGTACGAGTTTATCGTGA
- the LOC109709631 gene encoding protein SENSITIVITY TO RED LIGHT REDUCED 1 isoform X2, translating into MESSIRRLESSRFYRRFLSRLRGRQIQRALARVSPSSGSSIRMVVYGVGSIESYEPPRLQLALALLLRRELGPAAASLEVFDPVLSATECAAAAALGCAVIAVDERGRREVAEPTLFYMPHCEAALYDGLLEANWSPSALNRMVVLGNSFAEYERYVDETAWSRGSAAVEAAARHVIMARKYVEEVPMEEKGEGGDKEGRMEDDEDGIFRAFHDTSWHFFDLDEGTQMDALIA; encoded by the coding sequence ATGGAGTCCTCCATTCGCCGCCTCGAGAGCTCCCGATTCTATCGCCGCTTCCTATCCCGCCTCCGCGGCCGCCAGATCCAGCGCGCACTCGCTAGGGTTTCGCCGTCCTCTGGTTCGTCGATCCGCATGGTCGTGTACGGCGTCGGGAGCATCGAGTCCTACGAGCCGCCGCGCCTACagctcgccctcgccctcctcctgCGTCGCGAGCTCGGCCCCGCCGCGGCCTCCCTCGAGGTGTTCGACCCGGTCCTCTCCGCCACCGAgtgcgccgcggcggcggcgctcgggtgCGCGGTGATCGCCGTCGACGAGAGGGGGCGGAGGGAGGTGGCGGAGCCGACGCTGTTCTACATGCCGCACTGCGAGGCGGCGCTCTACGACGGCCTTCTCGAGGCCAATTGGAGCCCGTCGGCGCTGAATCGGATGGTGGTGCTCGGAAACAGCTTCGCAGAGTACGAGCGGTATGTGGACGAGACCGCATGGTCTCGCGGGTCCGCGGCGGTGGAGGCCGCAGCGAGGCACGTGATAATGGCGAGGAAGTATGTAGAGGAAGTGCCCAtggaagagaaaggagaaggtgGGGATAAAGAAGGGAGAATGGAGGATGACGAAGATGGAATTTTTAGGGCATTTCATGACACAAGCTGGCATTTTTTCGACTTGGATGAGGGCACCCAAATGGATGCCCTAATAGCTTAA
- the LOC109709631 gene encoding protein SENSITIVITY TO RED LIGHT REDUCED 1 isoform X1, translating into MSPAPAPTDPNPNPAGDWTIVARRGRRGKHRPHHPIPQPQTLTLTPSSPSPWAPIDPVVDHARVSKLRERMESSIRRLESSRFYRRFLSRLRGRQIQRALARVSPSSGSSIRMVVYGVGSIESYEPPRLQLALALLLRRELGPAAASLEVFDPVLSATECAAAAALGCAVIAVDERGRREVAEPTLFYMPHCEAALYDGLLEANWSPSALNRMVVLGNSFAEYERYVDETAWSRGSAAVEAAARHVIMARKYVEEVPMEEKGEGGDKEGRMEDDEDGIFRAFHDTSWHFFDLDEGTQMDALIA; encoded by the coding sequence ATGTCGCCCGCTCCCGCGCCGACcgacccaaaccctaaccccgcCGGAGACTGGACCATCGTCGCCCGCCGCGGCCGCCGTGGTAAGCATCGCCCCCACCATCCCATTCCCCagccccaaaccctaaccctaaccccatCGTCTCCCTCCCCATGGGCCCCGATCGACCCCGTCGTCGACCACGCTAGGGTTTCGAAGCTCCGCGAGCGCATGGAGTCCTCCATTCGCCGCCTCGAGAGCTCCCGATTCTATCGCCGCTTCCTATCCCGCCTCCGCGGCCGCCAGATCCAGCGCGCACTCGCTAGGGTTTCGCCGTCCTCTGGTTCGTCGATCCGCATGGTCGTGTACGGCGTCGGGAGCATCGAGTCCTACGAGCCGCCGCGCCTACagctcgccctcgccctcctcctgCGTCGCGAGCTCGGCCCCGCCGCGGCCTCCCTCGAGGTGTTCGACCCGGTCCTCTCCGCCACCGAgtgcgccgcggcggcggcgctcgggtgCGCGGTGATCGCCGTCGACGAGAGGGGGCGGAGGGAGGTGGCGGAGCCGACGCTGTTCTACATGCCGCACTGCGAGGCGGCGCTCTACGACGGCCTTCTCGAGGCCAATTGGAGCCCGTCGGCGCTGAATCGGATGGTGGTGCTCGGAAACAGCTTCGCAGAGTACGAGCGGTATGTGGACGAGACCGCATGGTCTCGCGGGTCCGCGGCGGTGGAGGCCGCAGCGAGGCACGTGATAATGGCGAGGAAGTATGTAGAGGAAGTGCCCAtggaagagaaaggagaaggtgGGGATAAAGAAGGGAGAATGGAGGATGACGAAGATGGAATTTTTAGGGCATTTCATGACACAAGCTGGCATTTTTTCGACTTGGATGAGGGCACCCAAATGGATGCCCTAATAGCTTAA